Proteins co-encoded in one Gossypium arboreum isolate Shixiya-1 chromosome 11, ASM2569848v2, whole genome shotgun sequence genomic window:
- the LOC108486168 gene encoding cellulose synthase A catalytic subunit 2 [UDP-forming] encodes MDTGGRLIAGSHNRNEFVLINADENARIKSVKELSGQTCQICGDEIEITVDGEPFVACNECAFPVCRPCYEYERREGNQACPQCKTRYKRIKGSPRVEGDEEEDDIDDLDNEFDYDALDPQQVAEAMLGGHLNTGRGFHPNGSGLPAHSEIDSFPPGSQIPLLTYGEEHSEISADHHALIVPPFMGHGNRVHPMPYTDPAVPLQPRPMVPKKDIAVYGYGSVAWKDRMEEWKKRQNEKLQVVKHEGGNDGGNGEELDDADLPMMDEGRQPLSRKLPIPSSKINPYRMIIIIRLAILGLFFHYRLLHPVRDAYGLWLTSVICEIWFAVSWILDQFPKWYPIERETYLDRLSLRYEKEGKLSELASIDVFVSTVDPMKEPPLITANTVLSILAVDYPVDKVACYVSDDGAAMLTFEALSETSEFARKWVPFCKKFNIEPRAPEWYFSQKIDYLKNKVHPAFVRERRAMKREYEEFKVRINGLVSAAQKVPEDGWTMQDGTPWPGNCVRDHPGMIQVFLGHSGVRDVEGNELPHLVYVSREKRPGFEHHKKAGAMNSLIRVSAVLSNAPYLLNVDCDHYINNSKALREAMCFMMDPTSGKKVCYVQFPQRFDGIDRHDRYSNRNVVFFDINMKGLDGIQGPIYVGTGCVFRRQALYGFDAPVTKKPPGKTCNCLPKWCCCLCCYSRKNKKTKQKKDKTKKSKQREASKQIHALENIEEGISESNTLKSSEASQIKLEKKFGQSPVFVASTLLEDGGIPQNASPASLLSEAIQVISCGYEDKTEWGKEVGWIYGSVTEDILTGFKMHCHGWRSVYCIPKRPAFKGSAPINLSDRLHQVLRWALGSVEIFLSRHCPIWYGYGGGLKWLERFSYINSVVYPWTSIPLLVYCTLPAICLLTGKFIVPEISNYASLIFMALFISIAATGILEMQWGGVGIDDWWRNEQFWVIGGVSSHLFALFQGLLKVLAGVSTSFTVTSKAADDGEFSELYLFKWTSLLIPPTTLLVINIIGVVVGISDAINNGYDSWGPLFGRLFFAFWVIIHLYPFLKGLLGKQDRMPTIILVWSILLASILTLMWVRINPFVSKDGPVLEVCGLNCDD; translated from the exons ATGGACACTGGAGGCCGACTCATTGCTGGTTCTCACAACAGAAATGAATTTGTTTTGATAAACGCAGATGAAAATGCAAGA ATAAAGTCTGTGAAAGAATTGAGTGGGCAAACGTGTCAGATCTGTGGGGATGAGATTGAGATTACAGTGGATGGGGAGCCCTTTGTTGCCTGCAACGAATGTGCTTTCCCTGTGTGCAGACCCTGCTATGAGTATGAGAGAAGAGAAGGAAACCAAGCTTGCCCGCAGTGCAAAACCAGATATAAACGAATCAAAG GCAGTCCTAGGGTTGAAGGTGATGAGGAAGAAGATGACATAGATGACCTGGACAATGAATTCGACTATGATGCTTTGGATCCTCAACAAGTTGCTGAGGCTATGCTCGGTGGGCACCTTAACACTGGCCGTGGTTTCCACCCTAATGGCTCTGGATTGCCTGCACATTCAGAAATAGATTCTTTTCCACCTGGCTCCCAAATTCCTCTCTTGACCTATGGTGAGGAG caTTCGGAGATTTCTGCTGATCATCATGCTCTCATTGTACCCCCATTTATGGGTCATGGAAATAGAGTTCATCCAATGCCTTATACTGATCCAGCTGTACCTT TGCAACCAAGACCAATGGTTCCTAAGAAAGATATAGCAGTATATGGTTATGGAAGTGTTGCATGGAAGGATCGGATGGAGGAGTGGAAGAAACGGCAGAATGAAAAACTTCAGGTGGTTAAGCACGAAGGGGGGAATGATGGTGGAAATGGAGAGGAGCTGGATGATGCTGATTTGCCAAT GATGGATGAAGGCAGGCAACCACTTTCAAGGAAGCTACCCATTCCTTCAAGCAAGATAAATCCTTACAGAATGATTATCATAATCCGTCTTGCAATTCTTGGCCTCTTTTTTCACTATCGACTTCTGCATCCAGTTAGGGATGCTTATGGCTTGTGGTTGACATCTGTAATATGTGAAATATGGTTTGCTGTTTCGTGGATTCTGGATCAATTCCCGAAATGGTACCCTATAGAGCGTGAAACATACCTTGATCGGCTGTCTCTGAG GTATGAGAAAGAAGGGAAATTATCAGAATTAGCTAGTATTGACGTTTTTGTGAGTACAGTGGATCCAATGAAAGAACCTCCACTAATCACTGCAAATACAGTTTTGTCCATCCTTGCTGTTGATTATCCTGTCGATAAAGTCGCATGCTATGTATCAGATGATGGTGCTGCCATGCTCACATTTGAAGCTCTCTCTGAGACATCTGAATTTGCTAGGAAATGGGTTCCTTTCTGTAAAAAGTTCAATATTGAGCCCCGTGCTCCAGAGTGGTATTTTTCTCAAAAGATAGACTACCTAAAAAACAAGGTTCATCCAGCTTTTGTCAGGGAAAGGCGAGCAATGAAG AGAGAATATGAAGAATTTAAAGTTAGAATAAATGGACTGGTATCTGCAGCACAGAAGGTTCCCGAGGATGGTTGGACAATGCAGGATGGAACTCCATGGCCTGGAAACTGTGTTCGTGACCATCCTGGCATGATTCAG GTTTTCCTAGGTCATAGTGGTGTGCGCGATGTGGAAGGAAATGAGTTACCTCATCTAGTTTATGTTTCTCGTGAGAAGAGGCCAGGGTTTGAACACCATAAAAAGGCGGGGGCCATGAATTCTTTG ATACGAGTCTCAGCAGTCCTCTCAAATGCTCCTTATCTTCTGAACGTTGATTGCGATCATTATATTAATAATAGCAAAGCACTAAGAGAAGCAATGTGTTTCATGATGGACCCCACTTCAGGGAAGAAAGTCTGTTATGTGCAGTTTCCTCAAAGATTTGATGGAATTGATCGGCATGATAGATACTCAAACCGAAATGTTGTGTTCTTTGAT ATCAACATGAAAGGATTAGATGGCATACAAGGACCTATTTATGTCGGAACAGGATGTGTTTTCAGAAGGCAAGCACTTTATGGTTTTGATGCACCTGTTACCAAGAAGCCTCCTGGCAAGACCTGCAATTGTTTGCCAAAATGGTGCTGCTGCCTCTGCTGTTATTCTAGAAAGAACAAGAAAACAAAGCAAAAGAAAGACAAGACGAAGAAGTCTAAGCAAAGGGAAGCTTCAAAGCAGATACATGCTCTTGAAAACATAGAAGAAGGAATTTCAG AGTCAAACACTTTGAAGTCATCTGAAGCTTCACAAATTAAATTGGAGAAGAAGTTTGGGCAGTCTCCTGTGTTTGTGGCTTCCACTCTTCTGGAGGATGGTGGAATTCCTCAAAATGCGAGCCCTGCATCATTACTTAGCGAAGCAATCCAAGTCATAAGTTGTGGTTATGAAGATAAAACAGAATGGGGAAAGGAA GTTGGCTGGATTTATGGTTCTGTTACTGAGGATATCCTGACAGGATTCAAGATGCACTGTCATGGCTGGCGATCTGTGTACTGCATACCTAAAAGACCTGCTTTTAAGGGTTCGGCTCCTATTAATCTCTCAGATCGTCTACACCAAGTTCTTCGTTGGGCTCTTGGATCTGTCGAAATTTTCTTGAGCAGACATTGTCCCATTTGGTATGGATATGGGGGTGGATTGAAATGGTTGGAACGATTTTCATACATAAACTCAGTTGTATATCCATGGACCTCAATTCCATTGCTTGTTTACTGTACCCTTCCAGCTATCTGTCTCCTTACTGGGAAGTTTATTGTTCCTGAG ATTAGTAATTATGCCAGTCTAATATTCATGGCACTCTTCATATCAATTGCTGCAACTGGTATTCTTGAGATGCAGTGGGGTGGCGTTGGAATTGATGACTGGTGGAGGAATGAGCAGTTCTGGGTGATTGGAGGTGTATCATCACATCTTTTTGCCCTCTTTCAAGGTTTACTAAAGGTTCTGGCTGGGGTCAGTACAAGCTTCACTGTAACCTCTAAAGCAGCAGATGACGGTGAATTTTCCGAGCTTTACCTCTTCAAGTGGACATCCTTGCTTATCCCTCCTACCACGTTATTGGTCATAAACATTATTGGTGTCGTGGTCGGAATCTCAGATGCCATCAATAATGGGTATGATTCTTGGGGCCCATTGTTTGGGCGACTATTCTTCGCCTTCTGGGTTATTATCCACCTTTACCCCTTCCTCAAGGGTTTGCTTGGGAAACAAGACAGGATGCCAACCATTATTCTGGTATGGTCTATTCTGCTGGCCTCAATCTTGACTCTTATGTGGGTACGAATAAACCCATTTGTCTCAAAAGATGGACCTGTACTAGAGGTTTGCGGGCTGAATTGTGATGACTAG